aTTGTACATGTATGCATCAGGCCAGAAGACCAGTAGGACTGGTTGTCcagctttttaaaatgaaaatgtgtttgtttgttttttacttgaAAAACACCAATACTTTTAAGCAACAGTTTGCATGGCTTCTTACATTTAAGTCTTGACTAAACTTAAAATGTCAGTTTGCCATGGCTTAAAGGAAACGTTCATCAAAAAATTGACTTTTGCTGAAGATTTGTTCACACTCAGGCCATCCAGTTTGTTTGCTGAAACTTAACCTTATATCACTTGCTCGTCAATGGGTCTTTGGCAGTGAATGGGcaccatcagaatgagagtccaaaccgctgataaaaacatcacaataaagtATGTAAAAAAAGttatccacacgactccagatCATCAATGAATGTCTTGTTAAGTTGTTTTAACTTTAATCTGTCACTGTAACTGTCATAATGTTCCAATAAACAAATGACCTCCtccacatcttggatggtctgtATGGGATCAGATTCCCGACAAAAGTATTGCAGTCAcggataaaataaataacaagcgtgaaaacaaaatgtaaaaatgcaattaaaaatatattgcacaagATTTAAAATTGAAAGCAAAGTTTTCAGAATAGCAAACAATGGTCACGGATCGAAAAGTATTAAGTGTAAATCAAAAAATCACTTTACTCTGTGGGTGAGTAAagcttcagcaaattttcatttttgggtcaactatcaAAATCTGATAGCCGatgtaaacaaaacaagcaaataatGTAACTATATCAAGtttcatgcccaagtgcatgctgggaagatgttgaataaatgtttttttcagtcTACAtctatttaaacaaacaaacaaacaagtcacttaaattaaaacaaatcagAGAAAACGcattaaacacaacaaaatgcattACTTGTGTTTCTGATACTtctaaacaacaaaaaatctttTTGCTAggattatttaatttatctatGAACTAGTAGCATTTTACAATGTGTTATGAAACTATAAAACGGTGCTATTTCTACTTGTTCCAACCCACATACAATGACTTAAATGTAGTCAGTTacattcagtcatattaaataatatttctgacTTGAGTAAAACCAGTTAATTTAGACCACATATAGcacattttttagtttatgtggcacaaaaacataaaacagtctatatttattaccaatttCCTGAGTAGATTTGTGTTGTTGTCTTTATTGTAGCTTTACGATTTGATGACTATGGCCTTTAAGTATCAGATCGTTCTGTGTCCACGTCCACAAGATTTACTGGTTATCACCTTCAACCACACGGACACCATCAAGGAACTGGTGAAGGATAATCCCAGCCTTGTTAACCAGATCAACGAAGCCCAGAGACAGCTTATTGAGGTAAAAGTCCACTGTTGCTAGCTTGCTCCTAGTTTCTAAATGTGGTGTAAACATCTTGTTTCATtatgtgtaaaaatatatattcttaagAAATGTTGTAAAGATgaactttgttgttgttgtcaagTAATTCTATCTAAAATCCATGGCACATCAAGTTGCTTTTCTGTGCCAATGTTATTGCTATTTCTAGTGCACACTTACCAAATTTAAAAAGCACCTCTTTCTAAGGTATACACACCCCTATCCGATGGTGAGTTTCAACTCATCCGACATACGCTGCTGGTTCTCTTTCAAGATATGCAAATCAGGGTAAGTGGTTTGTTGTCATTAGTATTTGAAATGGATCGCTGCCAGATCATACGGTTGTATGCAAATCATTACCGAGTCATGACATTTTTTGTAAGAACATTCAAGCGCAGTCATTCTGTCATGCGCTTGTAGTGGCACTTGCTGATTGCATGAGATtttgaatgcatgaatgaatgatgtatttatataatatgttctttCATCAGGTCTCCATTTTcttgaaagaaaacatccagaACCCAAACGGCCATTTTGTACTGCAGACCTCAGGGCCGGTGCCTTACGGATTTGAGGTTCCTGGTTTAATCAGGTAACGCAGTTGAAGGTCGGGGGTCACAGGCAGGATTCTAATATTCTTATAGTGAGTTCCTCATCAGTAGATTTTCACTGGAAAACACAGAGGCTTCATGGAAATAAGATGACATTGTCACAGTCATACACACCCATATGCAAACAGTCACTTTGTTCCTTCAGAATTCCTTAGAACATTCTCTTCTCACAGGTGTTTTAATGCTAAGGGCCGAGACGTGAGGAAGACAAGGTTTCCCAGTGGAGGAAGCTACACAAGGGCTGTACGCCAGGGCTCATTTGACCTCTCTGGagacagggtcacatttttGGGCACCAACATGTAAATATCAAAAGTAGTAATTAGGAATtataaatggttttaaaattgcaatattgttcacatgtaaagaaaatatagtacatatttttttatgtattacatatatttaaaatgtaacataaaataaaattaacgaTGTTATCTAATAgagataattatttaatataatacaatacatataatacatattttttaaaaacaaattaataattttattcagcaaggatgcattaaattaatcaagtgACAGAAAAGagttttacattgttacaaaaaatattttctttcctAATGTTTTCCAAATTTTGTCCTTTtactcaaaaaatgtttttataaaaaaatagtatatatatatatatatatatatatatatatatatatgtgtgtgtgtgttacataatatatgtgtgtacagtgtatatttattatattatataaatacacacgcatgtatatatttaagaaaaattttatatttatatataacatattagcatttatatataatataaattatatataaatattcataaaatatacatgtatgtgtgtgtatttatatatacataataaatatacacagtacacacatatattatgtaaacacaaacttttatattggatcatgcgattaatcgtttgacagccctagtgtgtgtgtgtgtgtgtgtgtgtaggcaatatatattatagtttccacaaaaatagtaagcataaattacattctaaaatacaTTCAAGTGGAGGACAGtaagctattttaaactgtaataatattttttactgttattaatgtttttactttatttttccaataaaataaatgcagcctttgtgagtaAAGAGACTTTTAAgactctttaaaaacatttttttattttatttttttatcttaccAACcacaaatgtatatatgtatatgtatgtttgtatgtatatgtaaatcTCTGTTGACCTCTGTACAGGTATGGCACACCCTCATCTGAAGAAAAGGATCCATCAACCACCTCTAACAGCAAAAGAAAACCAAAACAGGTACACCCTCACTGCAGGCATCATGCAAGATTCCAAGAGTATAGCTCATGTTAACGAAAATAAATTggctaatataatataatataataataatataatataatataatataatataatataatataatataatataatataatataatataatatagataaCATGTAGATTTATTGAAATTTTATCGTTGCAACTCAATGCTCTCTGGATgtcattgtgtttttgtgtgaatATCTGAACGTGTTGTGAATAGGCAGATACAACGCCCAATCCTCTGGCCACAGAGGAACTCAACCTGCTCGCTAAACTGATGGGCGGAATGGAGGTGCAGAAACTCTCGAATGTGGACGCTGGTTTCAAAGTGAACCTGTTAGCCTTAGACCTGGAGGAGGAGGGCATGTAAGCATTACTAATCCAGACATAATCCTGCAACAAGCCACACACAGCCTCGAAGGCATGCTTAATTTTCTGTTGTACTTTTATGTTGCTTCTTTATACTTTTTGGatcttatatataaatataaatatatatgaaataaaatatgtttacattattacattttaagtttattcagAACTTtaactacaataataataatgaaaaaaaaaaaacttgccaaGGCAATGGTTCTCATTTAGTTTAacaaagtactaaaataacacaaactaaattaaaaattaataaaaactatagaggcatacatacaaaaaaaaaacaacaattacaaattacaaaaacacacatacacacaatatGGAGTGTTGCTAGACATTTTTGGGTACAAGCCCCAATATTGTTATATCTTTAAATGAATTAGCACATACTGACCTGAGAATCATTTTAATGATACATTTCAATAATCAAGTCATGTGTTCTTTCTATCAGCTGTTCAGAACAAAAGAACTAGTGTTGCCAGATTCGTAAAGGTCTGAAATTGTTTGCGATTCTGTTTGATTCATTAGTGAGTGATTTCTCACAGCGAAATAATAATGAGatattttataagaaaaaaaaagatgctgGGTGAGTTAGATATTTACCTACAATCCAATGTAGAAAACAAAACTTGCAAATGGCTTgcaaagaataaagaaataaataaccaaataaGTCGGGTAGtatgtagttttgttttgttgttgttttttttccacaatGGGCTGATTGAAAATCACAggtaaacatttttgttattgtaaATAACCAAtctcttaaaatgtttttcagtggAATTTCAGAAGGAACGGTGCATCAGTCATCTAGAGTCATTAACATACAAGCCACGCAGGTGCTGTGTCATGCACTTTACAAATCTGCTCATGTCCTcgtcttattttattttgttgcccAGGGCTGGGAATGCTAATCAAGAAACACCAGCATTGCTCCAGGGCGAGCTTAACTTAGAGCTTTTTGGCATATGATTTTAATTCCATTCAAATTTATGTAACTGGGAAATTAACACCAAAAGAAGCAACCACACAACTGTTTCTGGTCATTTAGGAATGTTTTATGAGTTTGTAATAATCTTTTAGCATTACCCGCCCTAGACAGTTAAGTGCATATAACTAAGTACACAccttttttacattattgacactctCATAAATTTACcactaataatttattaacacCAAACTCAAAGTTTCAGTAAATGGCTCAATAtaaatcactttttaaaaaatgtttacctTGGTATTCTCAGGATCAGCTGGCCAGTACTGAGCTGGCACGCATAGCAGGAGAATTTGATGAAGGGGGAAGCCCGACAGAGGGATCCAGAAACAAGGGGGACGACTTGCTGGCTATGATGGATGAGCTCTAAAGGTCAGTGACTGTAGACTGTGAGTCAGGATACATGTGGTAATTCTGAAAGCTTACAGAAAAATATGGTAGGTTTGGAAATGCCTGGCATTTATACACTCAAAAACATGATTAAGAACAAGCTGGAAGCAAAAATTGCACTGTAACGGGTTGTTAATGATTTCCTAATTGATGTGATGTTTTAAACTGGTTGAAAAAAATGTTCGAAAAAAttgttgaaaattaaaaatgttgacaGTTTCTTCAGAATTTGTCTTCATAAAAAACACTTGCGTCTATAATGTCagtttaatgtctttttttattgatataCAATGGCAGAGTTATCTGTTTATATAGTTTCATTGCAGCAAAACGAAAGTCAATCATTTTGAATGTGGAACAGAAGGCGTTTAATTCTGCTGACAGAAAACCACACCAACATACATTCAAACAAGTGTCGACAATATCACCTTCGATACAAAGAGACTGAAATGTTGAACTGTGTTCTCAGGTAATTTATATATGTCAGGTTGGGGCAAGATGTCACATGggttagatttattttttatttactgacaTTCTCTATATTATGTTTTCCAAGTCAGCACAAAACGTTTAatgaagtacattttttaatgtatagcCTAGATACTGTGGACAATAATGTTTTCAcataaaaatcaacaaataagGGTGTGGGggaagaaacatttatttttttttttttaaatatatatacaaataattaactacTACAAGAGTAGTTTAGTATTTTTGCATGTTATCATGTTTACAGTTTCATTGTTTCACTGTTCAGATTTAGccattaaataacatataataCAGACATGTTGCTTTTTCCAGACaacatttcaaatatcaaacaAAGCTATTCTCAAATCAACAGCAGATGCCCATTGTGACAACGTGCCCCGCTACAGCAGTGAACCTTTTTCTTCTTGATCAACGGCTGAAATAGCTAACTTTCAAGAATAAATTTACCCCGAGAAATAACCACTGATAAAGGATGACAACTAACGTTAGCCCTAGTTTGTCCTACGCTTGTAACTCGCTAGAGGGAGCGCGAGCGATTTCAATCCGGAACGTCTTGATGACGTCACTCTCCTCTGCGACAAAGCGCGGCGCTCGAAACCGTTTAGGATGTAAACATGATGTTTTGAGTCTGTTAGACAACACAACGCAAGGTAATGAAACAAATACTTTTACCTCCAGTGGAATTTATGACTGATTATGGgttcaaaattaaattattttaaattttgaatgaataaaaatctCACGTGCCTCAATAAGGATGTTAAAGATAAAGTTGCTAAAGATAAAGATAAAGTACTTCTAGCTTGTATCTAGGTAAGTTAGTCATTTAGTCTTTGCAACAAGTCACTATTTCAATACTAAGTTACTTCCAAACTATGCATTGTAGtaggaaacacacacatattatatatatatatatgtatatgtgttatATACTTATTGTTATTGACAGTAGAGACCCAGCTTTCTAAAATACACCGCGCGCGAAATTTTGgagcacatatatatatatatatatatatatgtgtatgtgtatgtatgtgtgtacctAATTTGCTTATTTCCCTTGCAATGTGTGGTTTGTCTGTCAGCAGAGCCTCTCAGAAACCTGTAATTGAGAAACACAAaagtgctcaaaaacatttcaatagAAATGTTAAGAATGTAGCTGCtacctttttattattaattgacAGAGAACAACTTGTTTGCTTTTCATCTTCTTTGGTAtcataataagaaataaaaaagaaagtggTTGGTTGTTAAATTACTCACAATGCAAGACAAATGACATTGTCCACATGTTAATGACTTATCTGTGCACAGGTGAACATGGACGTGAGCCATTCCATTCGTGAACGCACCATCGCCGAGAACAGTCTGGTGGTTCTCCTGCAGGGTCTGCATGGCCAGGTGACCACCGTTGACCTGCGAGACGAGAGCACGGCGAGGGGACGCGTTATTAACGTGGACGCTTTCATGAACATCCGGCTGGAGAAGGTTCTGTACAGGGACAGACGTGGGCGCGTGTCCAGTATGGACGACTTGTTCATCACAGGCCGAAACGTGCGTTACGTCCACATCCCCGACCACATGAACATTATAGAGACAATAGAGACCCAGCTCACCAAAATACACCGCGTGCGAAACTTTGGAGCAAGCGGTGGACGCAAAGAATACTCTaagaaaaaatagttttatgaGAAACTCATGTTTGTCTTGCAAATATATGATTTTGTAATGCGcagtattcattttattcatattaatgcAATCATGGAGCAAAATGTAACGCATAGTTTACTTTGAAAATGTTGCTAGTTGTTGAGCTCAGGAAAAGTGTGGGAAAAGTTATTTCTGTTTAGTTTGCACTATAGTTGTTTGAAAAAGCAGTAAACGATGACATAACCATTGATTGATGAGTTCCTTAAGTTGacattgtgtttgtttaaacAACACatctttttacttttaatatttgttcTGTCTCTTAATTGCGATGTCAATATCTCTCAACCACAACTATCTTTTAATCCCAATAattgtttatatgtaaatattggTATTTTACAGCCTTTGTGCAATTCAAAACATTGTTTGCAGTGTAATGACTGTTTTTGTTAATGTCTTTTGTTGCTGAAGTTTCATACGATCAGGATTGGTGATAGTTTCAGACGATCATATAAATAATTAGAACAGTCCTGGATTGGATTGGACAGTAATCTTCTAACATGGCAAACTGTTGGGGATAaagatatataattatatagtaACTTGAACTGTAtgtatactgtacagtataacGAGCTCTCAAATTAGTACTAATTTATAGTTagccaaaaaatgaaaatttactcagaccatccaagataTCATAATAGAATTGTAGAAATATAGCTTCAcgtcacttgctcactaatggatactgtgcagtgaatgggtgccgtcagaatgagagaatgaactgataaaaacataacagtaatccacaagtcatcaattaatgtcttctaaaacaaaaacctGCATGTCTGTAACagacaaatccatcattaagggcCATACCCTAAAaggtccatcccctgttgtcctctcacatcaaaatccaccaacggtgcttgatctgtgcatatttctccccTGATTCAGATAATATGTTTTCACTGttgaaagcaatattatagatagaggacttgtttttttttaaagttaaaaatgcctTAATAATGActctttttcatatttaaaatttagcgtgaactattcctttaacccgAGCCTTTAGACTAACAAACAGAAGGAATTCAAATGCTTTTGTCTCCTAAATTGTCTGTTTTTGTCTCAGTTTGTGGCCAGTGTGGCAAGAGATTTTACATCTTATTTTGGAACAATATTATTTTGCTTCCAGAATGCTACATTGGCATTGCGTATGAGGATGCAAGATTTTCAGTGACCACATAATCATCGTCCTTTCAATGACTCAAACCTCATTCCTCTCCGGACACAGGAATATTCTGgtaaacaaaaaacattgcaCAACATGAAAATTACACATGCTGCTTATGAAGAAACTTGAATCCCAATTAGGGAAAAATCCTTTTTAAGGATTTGAATGCTGATGCATGATGTTTAAGGTGTTCAATCTCAATGGGCAATTCAACTCAACTTGTATTTAGCTTTTTCCCAGCATGCACCTGCTGATGTGAGTATTATATCCTTTTATCTCCATCAGACTCAACATATCTGAGGAGCACGGTTCACAGGTTTTCATTGGCTGTTGCTAAGCTCAGGATGCCATTCGTTTAAGAGTCGCTTCAGGTGTTTTAACTCTCGTCAGACGGGAACACAAAGAGCTCTTTTAATCCAGCCATAGCCTGAAGCGCCAGGCGCTGTGCCCGCTGCAGACATTTCCTGTCCCACCCTACAGGGTTAACCCTCAACAGAGAGAGATCTTTCTGGCATGCTCGACGTGGCCCGTCCCAGAGGTTGGGCAGTCGGCCTTATTCAAGCCTGCACACGCTGAAAGACACATCATTTAGGGGCATGTTTGAATGTTGAAAGTAAAGACAAACAAATATAAAGAGGCTGGGTTGAGTTTTACATTTGCTACTTATTATTTTTGAGCTCTGCATGTGGTATAGGATATTTATTTTGGCTCCCTTTATAAATATTCATAGTGTAAAGACTATTCTCTGAAGAAAATTGAGAAGGGCTtgatcatgcaaaaaaaaaaaaagtcttaatcaACTGGAGTTTTAGAGATTTTAATGTTCTCAGAAATGCAAAGTGGCACAATATTGATTACAAATGCATTACAAATAcactaatatattttgtaacaaagTTCTCaatctttctttttcatttgaactttctttgatgaatagaaagttcaaaagaactgcatttatttgaaagaacgATACATATTTACTtctgatcaatgtaatgcatccatatgttaaaaatattagtgtcatttatttataatttattttgtttaaactttgaacagtagtatatatgagaaaatgtaaaattataaaacattttaaatgtttttgtttgtgctttCTTTGAAAGGACTAAACataaatgtttgatattttttataaagcaaaagacatttatttatttatttagttaattttacagtagcttaaaaatagagaaaaaatgtggaaattaacatttacaaattttaacatttcattctACTTTCTAAAAACTTCATCATATAAATCATATGATTCATTGTTATTTCATTGAGAGCCTTAGTTTTTTATCAGTAACAAATAAAGAcataaatgaagaaataaaagtaataaaaaagccACATTTTTTCTTCAATGCAATAAATAGTTTCTTCCTTTTGTATTGTATCTTTCTAGAGTTTTTCCTCAGCATTGTTGCCTTTAGCTGCTCACTGGTATTCTCTGTAAAACTGATTTGGACCAGTATTTGTTGTGAaaagcattatatatatatgggtgtttcttcaactaggggcacttttagccttgtgaagttgaatgaaaaaaacttgttcaaaagtcacgTAACATGGTCTCacaagtttaaataatttgtctagttttaaggcctgtaagaggacaaacttagattacaagagaaattgttaatattttaaatttttccgacctgcaatgaacaaatgtcatttccaccacatctcaatatacagttgttatttaaatatagaataacttatgccactcaagaattgtctaagatcatttttgcaactagttttaccagtttttccataatctaaaataattatacatttgtcaattagataaattaactgccctaagcaccaaatgctgaactgtacacctgtcacactctgaaatttaatattggtttaggtaattagaaaataaataacttaaatttttat
This portion of the Onychostoma macrolepis isolate SWU-2019 chromosome 19, ASM1243209v1, whole genome shotgun sequence genome encodes:
- the oscp1a gene encoding protein OSCP1a — translated: MSQRTLPLLIINLGGEMIYILDQRLRAQDEHDDKTQRGRWTDDDRKRVMNDIVATMFNKAFLEELLRPQDLYSHRALRTVLTRLAHASIMRLNPASMDKLYDLMTMAFKYQIVLCPRPQDLLVITFNHTDTIKELVKDNPSLVNQINEAQRQLIEVYTPLSDGEFQLIRHTLLVLFQDMQIRVSIFLKENIQNPNGHFVLQTSGPVPYGFEVPGLIRCFNAKGRDVRKTRFPSGGSYTRAVRQGSFDLSGDRVTFLGTNMYGTPSSEEKDPSTTSNSKRKPKQADTTPNPLATEELNLLAKLMGGMEVQKLSNVDAGFKVNLLALDLEEEGIGISEGTVHQSSRVINIQATQDQLASTELARIAGEFDEGGSPTEGSRNKGDDLLAMMDEL
- the lsm10 gene encoding U7 snRNA-associated Sm-like protein LSm10, with the translated sequence MDVSHSIRERTIAENSLVVLLQGLHGQVTTVDLRDESTARGRVINVDAFMNIRLEKVLYRDRRGRVSSMDDLFITGRNVRYVHIPDHMNIIETIETQLTKIHRVRNFGASGGRKEYSKKK